One genomic region from Populus nigra chromosome 8, ddPopNigr1.1, whole genome shotgun sequence encodes:
- the LOC133702066 gene encoding homeobox-leucine zipper protein ATHB-15-like has product MAMSCKDGKQPIMDNGKYVRYTPEQVEALERLYHDCPKPSSIRRQQLIRECPILSNIEPKQIKVWFQNRRCREKQRKEASRLQAVNRKLSAMNKLLMEENDRLQKQVSQLVYENGYFRQHTHNTPLATKDTSCESVVTSGQHHLTPQHPPRDASPAGLLSIAEETLTEFLSKATGTAVEWVQMPGMKPGPDSSGIIAISHGCTGVGARACGLVGLEPTRVAEILKDRPSWFRDCRAVDVLNVLPTANGGTIELLYMQLYAPTTLAPGRDFWLLRYTSVLEDGSLVVCERSLKNTQNGPSMPPVQHFVRAEMLPSGYLIRPCEGGGSIIHIVDHMDLEPWSVPEVLRPLYESSTVLAQKTTMVALRQLRQIAQEASQSNVTNWGRRPAALRALSQRLSRGFNEALNGFSDEGWSMIGNDGMDDVTILVNSSPDKLMGSNLSFTNGFPAVSSAVLCAKASMLLQNVPPAILLRFLREHRSEWADNNIDAYAAAAVKVGPFSLQGSRVGSFGGQVILPLAHTIEHEEFLEVIKLEGVGHSPEDPIMPRDVFLLQLCCGMDENAVGTCAELIFAPIDATFADDAPLLPSGFRIIPLDSGKEASSPNRTLDLAAALEVGPAGNRASSDHSANSGCTRSVMTIAFQFAFESHMQEHVASMTRQYIRSIISSVQRVALALSPHLGSQAGLRSPLGTPEAQTLARWICQSYRSYLGVELLKSNGEGSESILKTLWHHSDAIMCCSLKALPIFTFANQAGLDMLETTLVALQDITLEKIFDDHGRKTLCSEFPQIMQQGFTCLQGGICLSSMGRPVSYERAVAWKVLNEEENAHCICFMFINWSFV; this is encoded by the exons ATGGCAATGTCCTGCAAGGATGGTAAGCAGCCTATCATGGACAATGGCAAGTATGTCCGGTACACGCCTGAGCAGGTCGAAGCCCTGGAAAGGCTCTATCATGATTGTCCCAAACCCAGCTCCATTCGCCGCCAGCAGCTCATTAGGGAGTGTCCAATTCTCTCCAACATTGAGCCCAAACAAATCAAAGTTTGGTTCCAAAATAGAAg ATGTCGagagaaacagaggaaagaGGCGTCTCGCCTCCAGGCGGTGAATAGGAAGCTAAGTGCAATGAACAAGCTTCTGATGGAAGAGAATGATAGGTTGCAGAAGCAGGTGTCGCAGCTGGTGTATGAGAATGGCTACTTTCGCCAACATACCCATAAC ACACCGCTTGCAACCAAAGATACAAGCTGTGAATCAGTGGTGACAAGCGGTCAACACCACCTGACACCTCAGCATCCGCCAAGGGATGCTAGTCCTGCAGG GCTTTTGTCCATTGCAGAAGAGACTTTAACAGAGTTTCTTTCAAAGGCTACTGGAACTGCTGTAGAGTGGGTCCAAATGCCTGGAATGAAG CCTGGTCCGGATTCCAGTGGAATCATTGCTATTTCTCATGGTTGTACTGGTGTGGGAGCACGAGCTTGTGGCCTAGTGGGTCTTGAACCTACAAGG GTTGCTGAAATCCTCAAGGATCGGCCATCGTGGTTTCGTGATTGCCGAGCTGTGGATGTGCTTAATGTGCTGCCCACCGCAAATGGTGGAACCATTGAGCTGCTTTATATGCAG CTCTATGCGCCAACTACATTGGCACCTGGTCGTGACTTCTGGTTGTTGCGTTATACTTCTGTTTTAGAAGATGGAAGCCTTGTG GTGTGTGAGAGATCTCTGAAAAATACTCAAAATGGCCCAAGCATGCCACCAGTGCAGCATTTTGTGAGAGCAGAAATGCTCCCAAGTGGGTATCTGATACGGCCTTGTGAAGGTGGTGGGTCAATCATACACATAGTTGACCACATGGATTTGGAG CCTTGGAGTGTGCCTGAAGTACTACGGCCGCTTTATGAATCCTCAACTGTACTTGCTCAAAAGACAACAATGGTG GCTCTACGCCAGCTGCGGCAGATAGCTCAGGAAGCTTCTCAGTCTAATGTGACCAACTGGGGCAGACGACCTGCAGCTCTACGAGCACTGAGCCAGAGGTTGAGCAG GGGTTTTAATGAGGCTCTCAATGGATTTAGTGATGAGGGATGGTCAATGATCGGAAATGATGGCATGGATGATGTTACTATCCTCGTGAACTCATCTCCTGACAAGTTGATGGGTTCAAATCTTTCCTTCACTAATGGGTTTCCAGCTGTCAGCAGTGCTGTCCTGTGTGCTAAAGCATCGATGCTTTTACAG AATGTCCCTCCTGCAATCCTTCTCAGATTCTTGCGAGAGCACAGGTCAGAATGGGCAGATAACAATATCGATGCCTATGCAGCTGCAGCGGTTAAAGTTGGTCCTTTTAGCCTACAAGGTTCTCGAGTTGGAAGTTTCGGGGGTCAAGTTATACTTCCGCTGGCTCACACTATTGAACATGAAGAG TTCCTGGAGGTCATAAAACTGGAAGGTGTTGGCCATTCTCCTGAAGATCCAATAATGCCCAGAGATGTGTTTCTTTTGCAA CTCTGCTGTGGAATGGACGAGAATGCTGTTGGAACATGTGCTGAACTTATATTTGCTCCCATTGATGCTACTTTTGCTGATGATGCACCGCTTTTACCTTCTGGTTTTCGCATCATTCCCCTTGATTCTGGGAAG GAAGCCTCCAGTCCAAATCGTACCTTAGATCTTGCGGCTGCTCTTGAAGTCGGACCAGCTGGAAACAGAGCATCCAGTGATCATTCTGCTAATTCTGGTTGCACAAGATCTGTAATGACAATCGCATTTCAATTTGCATTTGAGAGCCACATGCAAGAACATGTAGCATCAATGACTCGGCAATATATCCGCAGCATTATATCTTCAGTTCAGAGGGTGGCATTAGCACTATCTCCTCATCTTGGTTCACAGGCTGGTCTTCGGTCACCACTGGGTACTCCTGAAGCACAGACACTTGCTCGTTGGATCTGCCAGAGCTACAG GAGCTATTTGGGTGTGGAGCTACTCAAATCCAATGGCGAAGGAAGTGAATCTATTCTGAAAACCTTGTGGCATCATTCAGATGCTATTATGTGCTGCTCACTGAAG GCGTTGCCCATCTTTACTTTTGCAAACCAAGCTGGACTTGACATGCTTGAGACAACCTTAGTTGCACTACAAGACATAACTTTGGAAAAGATATTTGATGATCATGGAAGAAAAACTCTCTGCTCAGAATTCCCACAGATTATGCAAcag GGTTTTACTTGTCTTCAAGGTGGTATCTGTTTGTCAAGCATGGGCAGACCAGTTTCATATGAAAGAGCTGTGGCCTGGAAAGTGttgaatgaagaagaaaatgcgCATTGCATCTGCTTTATGTTTATAAACTGGTCTTTTGTCTGA
- the LOC133702356 gene encoding uncharacterized protein LOC133702356 — translation MAPHGEAIASAYTRKNSFPEPPRLSKDNLHRTKSDISFELTKEVIDINLPPISEVEDARCECCGMSEECTPEYIDRVRNKFLGKWICGLCTEAVKEEMEKNGGHKEEALNAHMSACTTFNKFARAYPVLSQAEAMREMLKKSTLRAKSFGPKGAQKMVGIARSSSCIAAITRGMDDLKLKK, via the coding sequence ATGGCACCACATGGGGAGGCTATTGCTAGCGCTTACACCAGGAAAAATTCCTTCCCCGAGCCACCAAGGCTCTCAAAAGACAATCTTCATCGAACAAAATCCGATATTTCTTTTGAACTAACCAAAGAAGTAATTGATATCAATCTCCCACCAATATCCGAGGTTGAAGATGCAAGATGTGAGTGTTGCGGCATGAGTGAAGAGTGCACCCCTGAGTATATTGATCGCGTTCGGAACAAGTTTCTAGGGAAGTGGATATGCGGGTTGTGTACAGAAGCAGTGAAAGAAGAGATGGAGAAAAATGGAGGCCACAAGGAGGAGGCTTTGAATGCACACATGAGTGCTTGTACGACGTTCAACAAGTTTGCCCGGGCGTATCCAGTTTTGTCTCAAGCTGAGGCCATGAGGGAGATGTTGAAGAAAAGCACATTAAGGGCCAAATCCTTTGGTCCTAAAGGTGCTCAAAAGATGGTCGGGATTGCAAGGAGTTCAAGCTGCATTGCAGCGATTACAAGGGGCATGGATGATCTCAAGTTGAAAAAATGA